The window TCGCAGGCCACTACTTGAACCATGTGTATCCCACGCGGAACTGTATGGTCGCGTTGATGCCCGGGTTGTGGTCGGCGAGGCTGGCATTGGAGATGTGCGTGATGTGCACCGACAAATCCACCGCCTGCCGGTTGCTGCGCAGGAAGTAAAAGCCGAAGGCGCCGCCGGGCATGAAGTTCACCCGCGAGGTGTCGCCCGGCGGTATTTCCTTGGAGCTGAAAAGCAAACCGCCTTCCGCCGCGAGGTAAGGCACGACCCGGTTGCCGCCGGTCCAGTTGTATTTCAGTACCACCGGATTGGCGGCGAAGCTGTAGATCCACTGCTGCGGCCCGGAGGTGTAGAGCGCCGATTGCCGGACCTCATACACCGGCATGATGTCGGCGGCCCATTCAAAGGTACCGCGCATGCGGCCGCTGCCCAATTCGCCGGTGAGCACGCGTCCGATGCGCAGGCCGCCGTTGATGAACTTGAATTCCGAGGCTTGGCCAAGCCCGGTGCCTCCTCCGAACCATGGCCCAAGCTCCCACACCGGCCGGCGCAACGGATTGTCCTGCGCCACGGCCGCCGCGCTCAGCAGCACCACCACCGCAATCAGTTTTTTCATGTTCCCTTCCCGAGTCTGAGGAATGTAACAGGGAATGAAAGGAATTGTCGATTTTCGATTGTCGATTGCCGATTGACGACGGTGCGTCCCCGGGACAGTGGGAACTTACAAACGAAAACCCGGCCGAGGGCGGCCGGGCTATAAACTCTCAACTCTGCTGAAACTCGAAACTAGCTCGCCACTTCCTCCAACTGCTTCAGGTCCACATCGAAATTCGACCAGACGTGCTGCACGTCGTCGAGCTCTTCCAGAGCCTCCACCAGGCGGATCATGGTGGTGGCCTGCGAGCCTTCCAGTTTGATGTAGTTCTGCGGGATCATGGCAATTTCCGATGCGGTCGGGGTGATCTTCGCCTTCTTCACCGCCTCCAGCACCGTGTCGAAGGCGTGCGGATCGGTGATGATCTCCCAGGTCTCGCCGTCGTCCTTCAGGTCCTCGCCGCCGGCTTCCAGCACGATGTTCATCAGGTCGTCTTCCTTGGCCGCCGGCTTGGGCACCACGATATCGCCCTTCTTGTGGAACATCCATGCCACCGACCCGGCTTCGCCGAGGTTGCCGCCGAACTTGGCGAAGGCGTGGCGGATCTCGCTGACGGTGCGGTTGCGGTTATCGGTGGAGAGATCCAACAACACGGCAACCCCGCCAGGGCCGTAGCCTTCCAGGTTGAATTCTTCGTAGGTAACGCCGGGTAATTCGCCGGTGCCGCGCTGAATGGCGCGCTTGATGTTGTCGGCCGGCATGTTTTCGGCTTTGGCGTCGAGGATGGCCTTGCGCAGGCGCGGATTCTTGTCGGGATCGCCGCCCGACTTCGCCGCCATGGCAATTTCGCGGATCAGACGGGTGAAAATCTTGCCGCGCTTGGCATCCAGCGCGCCCTTCTTGTGCTTGATGGTGGCCCATTTTGAATGGCCAGACATGAGAGACCTCGATGAAAAAAGAAGTGGGCACGATTATGCCCCGGCGCACTAGGACGCCCAAAAACACTGCAGCAATCGGGGATTATAGCACGCGGGAAACGGCGGAATCAGGCAGTTGCCAGCGGGTGGGCAGTATCACCGCAGCGGCGGCAAAATCTCAATTTCGGGTTGGCCGGCTCCTTGCTTGTGCCGAGACCGGTACGCATACAGGACTGCCAGCAACGGCGCGGCCAGCAACACACCCCAGAAGCTGAAGATCATTCCCAGGACGATGGGCGCCAGGATGGAAGCCCAGATCGGCACCTTGGCGGTGCGGCGCATCAGGTAGGGCTGCAGCACAAGTCCATCGGTCACGGCGACGACGGCGTAAAGGATGAACACATAGAGCAGGCGCATGATGCCGCCGCTGACCACGGCCGCGACCGCCGGTCCAGCCAGCGCCATGACCGGCCCAAGATGAGGAATGAACTGCAGGATGGCGGCCAGCACCGCCCACAGCGGCGCCCACGGAACGCGGATGATCAGCAGGCCGATCAGCCATAGACATGCCACCGCGGCCGAGTCCTGCAGTTGGGCGATGAACCATCGCTGCAGTGCCCCGCCGGTCACGCCGGCATGTTCGCGGAAGTCCATTTGCTTGGTTTGGATGCGCGGGCTGCCATGACCGTCTCGAACAAGGGGC is drawn from Terriglobia bacterium and contains these coding sequences:
- a CDS encoding acyloxyacyl hydrolase encodes the protein MKKLIAVVVLLSAAAVAQDNPLRRPVWELGPWFGGGTGLGQASEFKFINGGLRIGRVLTGELGSGRMRGTFEWAADIMPVYEVRQSALYTSGPQQWIYSFAANPVVLKYNWTGGNRVVPYLAAEGGLLFSSKEIPPGDTSRVNFMPGGAFGFYFLRSNRQAVDLSVHITHISNASLADHNPGINATIQFRVGYTWFK
- a CDS encoding YebC/PmpR family DNA-binding transcriptional regulator, which encodes MSGHSKWATIKHKKGALDAKRGKIFTRLIREIAMAAKSGGDPDKNPRLRKAILDAKAENMPADNIKRAIQRGTGELPGVTYEEFNLEGYGPGGVAVLLDLSTDNRNRTVSEIRHAFAKFGGNLGEAGSVAWMFHKKGDIVVPKPAAKEDDLMNIVLEAGGEDLKDDGETWEIITDPHAFDTVLEAVKKAKITPTASEIAMIPQNYIKLEGSQATTMIRLVEALEELDDVQHVWSNFDVDLKQLEEVAS
- a CDS encoding AI-2E family transporter; protein product: MDFREHAGVTGGALQRWFIAQLQDSAAVACLWLIGLLIIRVPWAPLWAVLAAILQFIPHLGPVMALAGPAVAAVVSGGIMRLLYVFILYAVVAVTDGLVLQPYLMRRTAKVPIWASILAPIVLGMIFSFWGVLLAAPLLAVLYAYRSRHKQGAGQPEIEILPPLR